The proteins below come from a single Chelmon rostratus isolate fCheRos1 chromosome 12, fCheRos1.pri, whole genome shotgun sequence genomic window:
- the LOC121614917 gene encoding natural killer cell receptor 2B4-like has protein sequence MLQPVVLLSVAFLLRSCEAKGAVIHVFAKTGQDLFLDLKQDVSLEGDTDFIWKFNDSHNIVKYTNDISARIHKSYQGRTVFSAQNFSLLLNNVAKTDSGHYTAHVSGDDDSLLVKFTVTVQDPVSPVKLRVKSTGSCNLTVTCSAVGSDISSTATCDNRTCSEATTYPSSISIYVEQGFVICNHSNHVSWEQDKKDIKTFCEPIPVSGATPTTAFVLAIVIGCAVLALFLFIKYLRKKRKNPGNTIYAVPQNSSPDQTRTRDHAEDPTSPTSTYSFVQFPKAPSVSTMNKKACSPETIYAQVNRSAKNSGTTKPMS, from the exons ATGCTGCAGCCCGTCGTCCTTCTCTCTGTGGCTTTtctgctgcgttcatgtgaaGCAAAAG GTGCAGTGATCCATGTGTTTGCGAAGACAGGACAGGATTTATTTCTGGATCTCAAGCAAGATGTTTCTTTAGAAGGAGACACTGACTTCATATGGAAATTCAATGACAGTCATAATATtgtaaaatatacaaatgatATTTCAGCAAGAATTCACAAGAGTTATCAAGGAAGAACTGTATTTTCTGCACAAAACTTTTCTTTACTCTTGAATAATGTAGCAAAGACGGACAGTGGACATTACACTGCACATGTTTCTGGTGACGACGACAGCCTTCTAGTTAAATTCACGGTCACCGTTCAGG atCCAGTGTCTCCGGTTAAGCTGAGAGTTAAATCCACCGGCTCCTGTAACCTCACTGTGACCTGCAGTGCAGTGGGCTCTGACATCAGCAGCACTGCTACATGCGACAACAGAACCTGCTCTGAGGCCACAACCTATCCCTCCTCTATCAGCATCTACGTGGAGCAAGGCTTCGTCATCTGTAACCATAGCAACCATGTGAGCTGGGAACAGGACAAGAAGGATATTAAAACTTTCTGCGAGCCGATTCCAG tttctggTGCAACACCCACAACTGCATTTGTCCTTGCCATTGTAATTGGTTGCGCTGTGCTGGCCCTTTTCCTGTTCATAAAAT atttaagaaagaaaagaaagaaccCCGGAAATACAATATATGCAGTTCCCCAG AATTCCTCTCCAGACCAAACTCGGACCCGGGATCATGCAGAAGATCCTACATCTCCGACCTCCACTTACAGCTTTGTCCAGTTTCCCAAAGCACCTTCAGTATCCACTATGAACAAAAAAGCCTGTTCACCAGAAACAATTTATGCTCAGGTTAACAGGTCTGCCAAGAACAGTGGCACAACAAAACCCATGAGCTGA
- the LOC121614853 gene encoding ATP-sensitive inward rectifier potassium channel 10-like yields MTSATPPSSRSSSPQKVCHSQTQTDVLKPLLGGGISGGGGTLRKRRRVLSKDGRSNVRIEHVSGRSALYMRDLWTTFLDMQWRYKFFLFTATFAGTWFLFGVLWYLVALVHGDLLEFDPPSNHTPCVMQMQTLTGAFLFSLESQTTIGYGFRCITEECPAAIILLIIQLVITMLMEIFITGTFLAKVARPKKRGETVKFSQHAVVSTHEGRPCLMIRVANMRKSLLLGCQVTGKLLQTSLTKEGETVRLDQRNVPFQVDTSSDSPFLILPLTFYHLIDDNSPLRAWAAKGGGWTDPELADFELLVIMSATVEPTSATCQVRTSYLPDEILWGYEFPPVVSLSPSGKYVADFAFFDKVAKTKTTPIFKPSSPQHGYQSNGGGTVPELSDPDKIRLEQSYRERGEDRGRARDAPLSVRISNV; encoded by the exons ATGACATCTGCCACACCTCCGTCCTCTCGTAGCTCCTCCCCGCAGAAGGTTTGCCACTcccagacacagacagatgttttaaagcCCCTGCTGGGCGGTGGCATATCCGGCGGAGGTGGgactctgaggaagaggaggcgtgTCCTGTCCAAAGATGGCCGTAGCAACGTGCGCATCGAGCACGTCAGCGGGCGGAGTGCCCTCTACATGCGTGACCTGTGGACAACATTTCTGGACATGCAGTGGCGCTACAAGTTCTTCCTGTTCACGGCCACGTTTGCGGGGACCTGGTTCCTGTTCGGAGTGCTGTGGTACCTGGTGGCACTGGTGCACGGAGACCTGCTTG AGTTCGACCCTCCGTCAAACCACACGCCCTGCGTGATGCAGATGCAGACCCTGACGGGGgctttcctcttctccctggAGTCCCAGACGACCATTGGTTATGGTTTCCGCTGCATCACTGAGGAATGTCCAGCCgccatcatcctcctcatcatccagCTCGTCATCACCATGCTGATGGAGATCTTCATCACTGGTACCTTCCTGGCCAAG GTTGCTCGGCCAAAGAAACGAGGCGAGACGGTGAAGTTTAGCCAACACGCTGTGGTGTCGACCCACGAAGGTCGACCCTGCCTGATGATCAGGGTGGCCAACATGCGCAAGAGTCTCCTGCTCGGGTGTCAG GTGACAGGAAAACTCCTCCAGACGTCGCTGACCAAGGAAGGCGAGACGGTGCGTCTGGACCAGAGGAACGTGCCCTTCCAAGTGGACACGTCCAGTGACAGCCCCTTCCTCATCCTGCCCCTCACCTTCTACCACCTCATCGATGACAACAGCCCTCTGCGAGCCTGGGCAGCCAAGG GTGGGGGCTGGACAGATCCAGAGTTGGCAGACTTTGAGCTGCTGGTGATCATGAGCGCTACGGTCGAGCCAACCTCCGCCACCTGCCAGGTACGCACCTCCTACCTGCCGGACGAGATTCTCTGGGGCTACGAGTTTCCCCCTGTGGTCTCCCTTTCCCCATCAGGCAAATATGTAGCAGACTTCGCCTTCTTCGACAAAGTGGCCAAGACGAAGACCACTCCCATCTTCAAACCATCCAGCCCCCAGCACGGGTACCAGAGCAACGGGGGCGGGACTGTGCCTGAATTGTCCGATCCAGACAAGATCCGTCTGGAGCAGAGCtacagggagaggggggaggaccGCGGCCGGGCAAGAGACGCTCCTCTCAGCGTTCGCATCAGCAATGTGTGA